The following proteins are co-located in the Massilia litorea genome:
- a CDS encoding DUF962 domain-containing protein: MSFAEFYPFYLTQHADRRCRRTHFIGSTGALLAIAAALVTGNAWWVLAALVFGYGGAWIGHFFYEHNRPATFAQPWLSFRADWVMYWQMLTGKLSF; encoded by the coding sequence ATGAGCTTTGCCGAGTTCTATCCGTTTTACCTGACCCAGCACGCGGACCGCCGCTGCCGGCGCACGCATTTCATCGGCAGCACGGGGGCCTTGCTGGCCATCGCGGCGGCGCTCGTGACCGGCAATGCGTGGTGGGTGCTGGCGGCCCTCGTGTTCGGCTATGGCGGGGCCTGGATCGGGCATTTCTTCTATGAGCACAACCGGCCGGCGACGTTTGCGCAGCCGTGGCTGTCGTTCAGGGCGGATTGGGTGATGTACTGGCAGATGCTGACGGGGAAGCTCAGTTTCTAG